One Streptosporangium sp. NBC_01495 DNA window includes the following coding sequences:
- a CDS encoding cupin domain-containing protein encodes MNAVTNQPTTPVLVHAANAESLQDGATSLITLLADAGATGGALTANKASFRKGSPGAPAHFHTKATEMFFVLDGTMRILVDDEILTLGKGDFLTVPPTVPHAFAPAPGSEAEMLVVFTPGLHRFDYYRLLERVYRGEATVQDIRDSSQKYDNHYFDSPVWSKALTER; translated from the coding sequence ATGAACGCCGTCACGAACCAACCGACCACCCCCGTTCTGGTCCACGCGGCGAACGCCGAGTCCCTGCAGGACGGCGCCACCAGCCTGATCACGCTGCTCGCCGACGCGGGCGCGACCGGCGGCGCGCTCACCGCCAACAAGGCGTCCTTCCGCAAGGGCTCGCCGGGCGCTCCCGCGCACTTCCACACCAAGGCCACCGAGATGTTCTTCGTCCTGGACGGCACGATGCGCATCCTCGTGGACGACGAGATCCTGACCCTGGGCAAGGGCGACTTCCTGACCGTCCCGCCGACCGTGCCGCACGCGTTCGCGCCCGCCCCTGGCAGTGAGGCCGAGATGCTGGTGGTCTTCACCCCCGGCCTGCACCGCTTCGACTACTACCGGCTGCTGGAGCGCGTCTATCGCGGCGAGGCCACGGTGCAGGACATCCGCGACAGCTCACAGAAGTACGACAACCACTACTTCGACAGCCCTGTCTGGTCAAAGGCACTCACCGAACGCTGA
- a CDS encoding DUF4349 domain-containing protein, producing the protein MSRFRYGPRLAAPLVGLALLVSACGGGADTQSASYGGAATAASARAALPETAPQDASGRDAVSESKSQRTAQVKVAPQGDSQKTAQVKVVPQDRAIIYTAEMTVRAKDVTAAADRARQIVTTAGGYLAMERSNARSGGKGSATLVFKIPPGNYPGTLDLLGRDLGTRESLQQNTEDVTEQVADVESRLKSAKAALDSLRTLLKRANTIGEVLDVEREVSNRESELESLQARQKTLASQTSVATLTLNLIGPTRVIQEEDDEPSGFLGGLRTGWRAFVTAVKIGLTLLGVLLPWLVLIGLLWLAVAFVLRLRRGGRGDRPLAPAPADPEPHDDEDDDTDDDAGEGPIPTSSGRSGAPG; encoded by the coding sequence ATGAGCAGATTCCGGTACGGTCCGCGCCTGGCGGCTCCCCTGGTGGGCCTGGCGCTGTTGGTGTCCGCCTGCGGGGGCGGCGCCGACACGCAGAGCGCGTCCTACGGCGGCGCGGCAACCGCCGCGAGCGCACGGGCGGCCCTGCCCGAGACGGCCCCGCAGGACGCCTCGGGCAGGGACGCCGTTTCCGAGAGCAAGTCCCAGCGGACCGCCCAGGTGAAGGTGGCCCCCCAGGGCGACTCCCAGAAGACCGCCCAGGTGAAGGTGGTCCCCCAGGACCGGGCCATCATCTACACGGCGGAGATGACGGTGAGGGCCAAGGACGTCACCGCCGCGGCCGACAGGGCCCGGCAGATCGTCACCACCGCGGGCGGCTACCTGGCCATGGAGAGGTCGAACGCCCGCTCCGGCGGCAAGGGCTCCGCGACGCTGGTCTTCAAGATCCCGCCGGGGAACTATCCCGGCACGCTCGACCTCCTGGGCAGGGACTTGGGCACCCGCGAGTCGCTGCAGCAGAACACCGAGGACGTCACCGAGCAGGTGGCCGACGTGGAGAGCCGGCTGAAGTCGGCCAAGGCCGCGCTCGACTCGCTGCGCACGCTGCTGAAGCGGGCCAACACCATCGGCGAGGTGCTCGATGTGGAGCGGGAGGTCTCCAACCGCGAGAGCGAGCTGGAGTCCCTGCAGGCCAGGCAGAAGACCCTCGCCTCGCAGACGAGCGTGGCGACGCTGACGCTGAACCTGATCGGCCCGACGAGGGTGATCCAGGAGGAGGACGACGAACCGTCCGGCTTCCTCGGCGGCCTGCGGACGGGGTGGAGGGCCTTCGTCACCGCCGTCAAGATCGGCCTGACGCTCCTGGGCGTGCTGCTCCCCTGGCTGGTCCTGATCGGCCTGCTCTGGCTCGCGGTGGCCTTCGTGCTCCGCCTGCGCCGCGGAGGGCGCGGCGACAGGCCGCTCGCCCCCGCTCCCGCGGACCCCGAGCCGCACGACGACGAGGATGACGACACGGACGACGACGCGGGCGAGGGGCCCATCCCCACGAGCTCGGGGAGGAGCGGCGCCCCCGGGTGA
- the hemG gene encoding protoporphyrinogen oxidase, with protein sequence MEGKRRHVVVVGGGIAGLAAAWHLRQRGEHLRVTVLDGAPRVGGKLHATEVAGVTMDAGAEAMLARRPEGRELAELAGLGDELRPPGTTRAGILTRGALRPMPEGHVMGVPSDVLALARSGVLSPGGLARVPLDHVLPATRVTTDVSVAAYIRARMGGEVVDRLVEPLLGGVYAGRAEWLSLDATMPRIAVAARSERSLLAAAREIAADAPKDAGHVFTTLRRGMGSLPGAVAAASGAEIRTGVTVRELRRTEDGWLLVTGPVPAPEIVEADAVIIAVPAPAASRLLAREVPRAAAELARIEYASMAIVTLAYPRAAFPRPPTGSGYLVPAVDGRPIKAATFSSVKWPHLTEGDPGLVLLRCSIGRIGEEAVLQRDDAELVALAMAEMVEVMGVRGLPRDSRVTRWGGSLPQYEVGHLDRVARIRAAAAEQPGLALCGAAYDGLGVPACVATARTAAARILDHLDPAREWQNSTDSLTKG encoded by the coding sequence ATGGAAGGCAAGCGGAGGCATGTGGTGGTCGTCGGCGGCGGGATCGCCGGCCTGGCCGCCGCGTGGCACCTGCGGCAGCGCGGCGAGCACCTCAGGGTGACCGTCCTCGACGGCGCCCCGCGGGTCGGCGGCAAGCTCCACGCCACCGAGGTGGCGGGGGTCACGATGGACGCGGGGGCCGAGGCGATGCTCGCCCGGCGGCCCGAGGGCAGGGAGCTGGCCGAGTTGGCCGGCCTGGGCGACGAGCTGAGGCCGCCCGGCACCACCCGGGCGGGCATCCTGACCAGGGGCGCGCTGCGGCCCATGCCGGAGGGGCACGTCATGGGCGTCCCCTCCGACGTCCTCGCGCTGGCCAGGTCGGGCGTCCTGAGCCCGGGGGGTCTCGCCCGGGTGCCGCTGGACCACGTCCTCCCGGCCACGCGCGTCACCACCGACGTGTCGGTGGCGGCGTACATCCGGGCGAGGATGGGCGGGGAGGTGGTCGACCGGCTCGTCGAGCCGCTGCTCGGCGGCGTCTACGCGGGCAGGGCCGAGTGGCTCTCGCTGGACGCGACCATGCCGAGGATCGCCGTCGCGGCCAGGTCCGAGCGGTCGCTGCTCGCCGCGGCCAGGGAGATCGCCGCCGACGCCCCCAAGGACGCCGGGCACGTCTTCACCACGTTGCGCCGGGGGATGGGCAGCCTGCCCGGAGCCGTCGCCGCCGCCTCGGGGGCCGAGATCAGGACCGGCGTCACGGTCAGGGAGCTGCGGCGGACCGAGGACGGCTGGCTGCTGGTCACCGGTCCCGTCCCCGCGCCGGAGATCGTCGAGGCCGACGCGGTGATCATCGCCGTTCCCGCCCCCGCGGCGAGCCGCCTGCTCGCCCGGGAGGTGCCCCGGGCCGCCGCGGAGCTGGCCAGGATCGAGTACGCCAGCATGGCCATCGTCACCCTCGCCTACCCGCGCGCGGCGTTCCCCAGGCCGCCGACCGGCAGCGGCTACCTGGTCCCGGCCGTCGACGGGCGGCCGATCAAGGCCGCCACGTTCAGCTCGGTCAAGTGGCCGCACCTGACCGAGGGCGACCCCGGCCTGGTCCTGCTGCGCTGCTCGATCGGCAGGATCGGCGAGGAGGCCGTGCTCCAGCGCGACGACGCGGAGCTGGTCGCGCTGGCGATGGCCGAGATGGTGGAGGTCATGGGCGTGCGCGGACTGCCCCGCGACTCGCGGGTGACCCGTTGGGGAGGCTCCCTGCCGCAGTACGAGGTGGGCCACCTCGACCGGGTGGCCCGCATCCGGGCGGCCGCCGCCGAGCAGCCGGGCCTGGCCCTGTGCGGTGCCGCCTACGACGGCCTCGGCGTTCCCGCCTGCGTCGCCACCGCCCGTACCGCGGCGGCCCGGATTCTCGACCACCTGGATCCCGCGAGAGAATGGCAGAACAGCACCGATTCGTTGACAAAGGGGTGA
- the msrB gene encoding peptide-methionine (R)-S-oxide reductase MsrB codes for MDKVVKSDAEWRVQLSPEEFRVLRQAGTERPFTGEYVDTKTVGVYSCRACGTELFRSDTKFDSHCGWPSFYEPSESEAVTLIEDRSMGMTRVEVRCATCDSHLGHVFHGEGYGTPTDDRYCINSVSLKLEPVE; via the coding sequence ATGGACAAGGTGGTAAAGAGCGACGCCGAATGGCGCGTCCAGCTCTCTCCCGAGGAGTTCCGCGTGCTCCGCCAGGCGGGGACCGAGCGCCCCTTCACCGGAGAGTACGTCGACACCAAGACCGTGGGCGTCTACAGCTGCCGGGCCTGCGGCACCGAACTGTTCCGGTCCGACACCAAATTCGACAGCCACTGCGGCTGGCCCAGCTTCTACGAGCCGTCGGAGTCCGAGGCGGTGACACTGATCGAGGACCGCTCGATGGGCATGACCCGCGTCGAGGTCAGATGCGCGACCTGCGACTCGCACCTCGGCCACGTGTTCCACGGCGAGGGCTACGGTACGCCCACCGACGACCGCTACTGCATCAACTCCGTCTCGCTGAAACTGGAGCCCGTCGAGTAA
- the pdxR gene encoding MocR-like pyridoxine biosynthesis transcription factor PdxR: MAAALREAVRSGRLAAGTRLPPYRSLAVDLGVARNTVADAYAELVAEGWLTARQGSGTRVAERVAAKPQRVPRKGPGREAAAHDLRQGQPDATSFPRAAWATAARRAVTAAPHDAFAPANPQGRPELRRALAEYLARARGVSASPEQIVVCAGFAHGLRLLFGGGVLSGSLAVEPYGLPFHRGILADAGVRTIPLGLDARGARTDELASHPGTSSRRGARAVLLTPAHQFPTGGPLHPTRRAAAVDWARGRDGVVLEDDYDGEFRYDREPVGAVQGLDPDHVVYLGSVSKSLSPAIRLGWLVLPPHLVGAVLAAKGLREAWTGVTDQLALAEFIASGQYDKHIRRMRQRYRARRNLLVMALAEHAPHIRVTGIAAGLHAVLRLPPGTEAATVKAATWMGVALDGLAMFRHSGSPEPHRDGLVVGYATPPEHRYRPALEALCRALPPLPDA, from the coding sequence GTGGCGGCGGCCCTGCGCGAGGCGGTGCGCAGCGGGCGGCTCGCGGCGGGGACCCGGCTGCCACCGTACCGGTCGCTCGCCGTCGACCTGGGGGTCGCGCGCAACACGGTCGCGGATGCGTACGCCGAGCTGGTCGCCGAAGGCTGGTTGACCGCCCGGCAGGGCTCGGGCACCCGAGTGGCCGAGCGGGTCGCGGCCAAGCCACAGCGTGTCCCCAGGAAGGGGCCCGGCCGCGAGGCCGCCGCCCATGACCTCCGGCAGGGGCAGCCCGATGCGACATCCTTTCCCCGCGCCGCCTGGGCCACGGCCGCCCGTCGCGCGGTGACCGCCGCACCGCACGACGCCTTCGCCCCCGCGAACCCCCAGGGACGTCCCGAACTACGCCGCGCGCTCGCCGAGTACCTCGCCCGGGCGCGCGGCGTGTCGGCTTCACCGGAACAGATCGTTGTCTGCGCCGGGTTCGCGCACGGGCTGCGGCTGCTCTTCGGTGGCGGCGTGCTGTCCGGATCGCTCGCCGTCGAGCCGTACGGCCTGCCCTTCCATCGCGGCATCCTGGCCGATGCCGGAGTGCGCACGATCCCGCTGGGGCTGGACGCCCGCGGCGCGCGCACCGACGAACTGGCGTCGCACCCCGGCACCTCCTCGCGGCGCGGCGCACGTGCCGTCCTGCTCACTCCGGCACACCAGTTCCCGACCGGCGGCCCGTTACATCCGACGCGTCGTGCCGCGGCCGTCGACTGGGCGCGAGGCCGTGACGGGGTGGTGCTGGAGGACGACTACGACGGCGAGTTCCGCTACGACCGTGAACCCGTGGGCGCCGTTCAGGGGCTCGATCCCGACCACGTCGTCTACCTCGGCTCGGTCAGCAAGAGCCTGTCCCCGGCGATCCGGCTCGGCTGGTTGGTCCTGCCGCCGCACCTGGTCGGCGCCGTGCTCGCGGCCAAGGGGTTGCGCGAGGCGTGGACGGGTGTGACCGACCAGCTCGCTCTCGCGGAGTTCATCGCCTCCGGGCAGTACGACAAGCACATCCGTCGCATGCGGCAGCGTTATCGCGCCCGCCGCAACCTGCTCGTCATGGCGCTGGCCGAGCACGCCCCGCATATCAGGGTGACGGGCATCGCGGCCGGGCTGCACGCGGTCCTGCGTCTGCCGCCGGGCACCGAGGCGGCCACCGTCAAGGCGGCCACCTGGATGGGCGTGGCGCTCGACGGCCTGGCGATGTTCCGCCACTCCGGCAGCCCCGAACCCCACCGAGACGGTCTGGTCGTCGGATATGCCACACCCCCCGAACACCGCTATCGACCGGCGCTGGAGGCGCTGTGCCGAGCCCTGCCACCCCTGCCTGACGCCTGA
- the hemE gene encoding uroporphyrinogen decarboxylase: MTSELADSAFLRACRRRPVSHTPVWFMRQAGRSLPEYRALREGVPMLTACATPELVVEVTMQPVRRYGVDAAILFSDIVVPLKAIGVDLDIKPGVGPVVATPIRDAEAVRTLRPIEPDDVSYVTEAVQALTKELGATPLIGFAGAPFTLASYLIEGGPSKNHDHTKAMMYGEPELWHALMDRLTEITLGFLRVQLAAGASAVQLFDSWVGAVSRDDYREFVLPYTSRIFEGLAGLDAPRIHFGVGTGELLGLLGQAGADVVGVDWRVPLDEAASRVGPGKALQGNLDPAILLAPWEVVERRAGEILARAAGTEGHVFNLGHGVLPGTDPDQLARLTDFVHEASAR, encoded by the coding sequence CATGCGCCAGGCCGGTCGCTCGCTGCCCGAATACCGGGCGCTCCGCGAGGGGGTGCCGATGCTCACGGCCTGCGCCACCCCCGAGCTGGTCGTGGAGGTCACGATGCAGCCGGTCCGCCGCTACGGCGTGGACGCGGCCATCCTCTTCAGCGACATCGTCGTCCCGCTCAAGGCGATCGGCGTCGACCTCGACATCAAACCCGGCGTCGGACCGGTGGTGGCCACGCCGATCAGGGACGCCGAGGCGGTCAGGACGCTGCGCCCGATCGAGCCGGACGACGTCTCCTACGTCACCGAGGCCGTCCAGGCGCTGACGAAGGAGCTGGGCGCGACCCCTCTCATCGGTTTCGCGGGAGCGCCGTTCACGCTGGCGTCCTACCTCATCGAGGGCGGCCCCTCCAAGAACCACGACCACACCAAGGCCATGATGTACGGCGAGCCCGAGCTGTGGCACGCCCTCATGGACCGGCTGACCGAGATCACCCTGGGCTTCCTGCGCGTGCAGCTCGCCGCCGGGGCCTCCGCCGTCCAGCTCTTCGACTCCTGGGTCGGCGCGGTGTCGCGCGACGACTACCGCGAGTTCGTCCTCCCCTACACCAGCCGGATCTTCGAGGGCCTGGCCGGTCTGGACGCCCCGCGCATCCACTTCGGTGTCGGCACCGGCGAGCTGCTCGGCCTGCTCGGCCAGGCGGGGGCCGACGTCGTGGGCGTCGACTGGCGGGTCCCGCTCGACGAGGCCGCCTCGCGGGTCGGTCCGGGCAAGGCGCTGCAGGGCAACCTGGATCCGGCGATCCTGCTCGCCCCGTGGGAGGTCGTCGAGCGCCGCGCGGGCGAGATCCTCGCCCGCGCGGCCGGGACCGAGGGGCACGTGTTCAACCTGGGTCACGGAGTGCTGCCCGGCACCGATCCCGACCAGCTGGCCCGCCTCACCGACTTCGTCCACGAGGCCTCGGCCCGCTGA
- a CDS encoding pyrimidine reductase family protein, which produces MRLIHPETSAEVDLARAYAYPDGPCLRINMVASADGGTWLKGLSGELSGRGDRQVFWVLRGLADVVVAGAATVRAEGYGPARPRPSWRGLREGRPAAPPVAVITRGLDLDLSGPLFAEAEPYARTIVITCEAAPRERREEAARHADVIVAGGERVDPALAVRELTERGLGRMLCEGGPKVNALLAAADLVDELCLTVSPILIGGDAARVLDGPPSLARLRLAHVLEDEGFLFTRYVRHREEAGTV; this is translated from the coding sequence ATGCGCCTCATCCATCCTGAAACCTCCGCCGAGGTCGACCTCGCGCGGGCCTACGCCTACCCGGACGGCCCGTGCCTCAGGATCAACATGGTCGCCAGCGCCGACGGCGGGACCTGGCTGAAGGGACTGTCGGGCGAGCTGTCGGGCAGGGGCGACCGCCAGGTCTTCTGGGTGCTGCGCGGGCTGGCCGACGTCGTCGTGGCCGGGGCGGCGACCGTACGGGCCGAGGGATACGGCCCGGCACGGCCCAGGCCATCGTGGCGAGGGCTGCGCGAGGGCCGCCCGGCCGCCCCGCCGGTGGCGGTGATCACCCGCGGGCTCGACCTCGACCTGTCGGGCCCGCTGTTCGCCGAGGCGGAGCCGTACGCGCGGACGATCGTCATCACCTGCGAGGCCGCACCCAGGGAGCGCCGCGAGGAGGCCGCCAGGCACGCCGACGTGATCGTGGCCGGGGGCGAGCGGGTGGATCCGGCGCTGGCGGTGCGGGAGCTCACCGAACGCGGCCTGGGCCGGATGCTGTGCGAGGGCGGCCCGAAGGTCAACGCCCTGCTGGCCGCCGCGGACCTGGTCGACGAGCTCTGCCTCACGGTGAGTCCGATACTGATCGGTGGGGACGCCGCCAGGGTCCTCGACGGCCCGCCCTCGCTCGCGCGCCTGCGCCTGGCCCACGTCCTGGAGGACGAGGGGTTCCTCTTCACCCGGTACGTCCGGCACCGCGAGGAGGCCGGGACCGTCTGA
- a CDS encoding MFS transporter, producing the protein MPSTMPKAPRRRPGATLALLAFAQLIISIDYNIVYVALPEIGSGLGFSAQNLQWVISAYAVAFGGFLLLGGRASDLLGPRRMFAVGLGLYAASSLLGGLAESATVLVAARAVQGIGGAFLFPATLTLVSTCFAEGRERNRAFAVWGTAGGSGMILGSLLGGVLTDAFGWESVFFVNVPLAGAAALLTFVLISPDARRAAGRSMDVAGALTSTIGVTAVVFALVQGPESGWLSPAVLAAAVAGAVLLTVFVAIERRCADPLMPLRLFANRNLSVGTVVTFLYMGTFGTLLYFLSVYFQGVHGYDALTTGLAFLVPMAAITVGSQTAGRLATRYGIRPVLVAALVVGGVGAVIVGATMATGASYAALIPGLLVLGIGQGAGYTLMFGAAALGVAAEDQGIASGVASTGQQIGGAVGLALLVAAANTGLDGLAGQALRTATNDGLRTAVLIAAAGIAVTALVALGLRRQNTEQVTEREAQPDSRPVVHV; encoded by the coding sequence ATGCCCTCGACCATGCCCAAGGCACCGCGGCGCCGCCCGGGAGCGACCCTGGCGCTGCTGGCGTTCGCCCAGCTGATCATCTCGATCGACTACAACATCGTGTACGTCGCCCTGCCCGAGATCGGCTCTGGCCTCGGCTTCTCCGCGCAGAACCTGCAGTGGGTGATCAGCGCCTACGCCGTCGCGTTCGGCGGCTTCCTGCTGCTCGGCGGACGGGCGAGTGATCTGCTCGGACCTCGGCGGATGTTCGCCGTCGGGCTCGGGCTGTACGCGGCCTCCTCGCTGCTCGGCGGCCTGGCCGAATCGGCCACCGTGCTGGTCGCGGCCCGGGCCGTACAGGGGATCGGCGGCGCGTTCCTGTTCCCCGCGACACTCACCCTGGTCTCCACGTGCTTCGCCGAAGGACGCGAGCGCAACAGGGCGTTCGCGGTGTGGGGCACGGCAGGCGGCAGCGGGATGATTCTCGGCTCCCTGCTCGGGGGCGTGCTGACGGACGCGTTCGGCTGGGAGTCGGTGTTCTTCGTCAACGTGCCCCTCGCCGGTGCCGCCGCCCTGCTCACCTTCGTGCTGATCTCACCGGACGCGCGGCGCGCCGCCGGCCGCTCCATGGATGTCGCGGGGGCGCTCACCTCGACGATCGGTGTCACGGCCGTGGTGTTCGCTCTGGTGCAGGGGCCGGAGTCCGGATGGCTCTCACCCGCCGTGCTGGCCGCCGCCGTCGCGGGCGCCGTCCTGCTCACCGTGTTCGTCGCGATCGAACGGCGCTGCGCCGACCCGCTGATGCCGCTGCGCCTGTTCGCCAACCGCAACCTGAGCGTGGGGACGGTCGTCACGTTCTTGTACATGGGCACCTTTGGCACCCTGCTGTACTTCTTGAGCGTGTACTTCCAGGGCGTGCACGGCTACGACGCGCTGACCACCGGACTGGCGTTCCTGGTGCCGATGGCCGCCATCACCGTCGGCTCGCAGACCGCGGGCAGGCTGGCCACCCGGTACGGGATCCGGCCGGTGCTGGTCGCCGCGCTGGTGGTGGGCGGCGTCGGCGCGGTGATCGTCGGCGCGACCATGGCCACCGGCGCCTCGTACGCCGCGCTGATCCCCGGACTCCTCGTGCTCGGGATCGGCCAGGGCGCCGGCTACACCCTGATGTTCGGCGCCGCCGCCCTCGGGGTGGCCGCCGAGGACCAGGGCATCGCCTCGGGCGTCGCGTCCACCGGCCAGCAGATCGGCGGCGCGGTCGGCCTGGCGCTGCTGGTGGCGGCCGCCAACACGGGCCTGGACGGACTCGCCGGCCAGGCGCTGCGCACCGCGACGAACGACGGGCTGCGCACCGCGGTGTTGATCGCGGCGGCGGGCATCGCGGTGACCGCGCTGGTCGCACTCGGCCTGCGCAGGCAGAACACCGAGCAGGTCACCGAGCGCGAAGCGCAGCCTGACAGCCGCCCGGTCGTGCATGTCTGA
- the hemQ gene encoding hydrogen peroxide-dependent heme synthase yields MTDANPRPKARDLNQVIRYTMWSVFRMKERCPGHREGMAAEVEELMAQMERKDVVTRGLYDVAGFRADADFMFWWHAPTAEDLQETYSRFRRTGLGQLTEPVWSAMALHRPAEFNKSHIPAFLAEEEPRAYVSVYPFVRSLEWYLLDDADRRRMLAEHGRMARDYPDVRANTVACFSLNDYEWMLAFEADELHRIVDLMRVLRGAEARRHTRVEIPFYTGVRKPPSELIAALP; encoded by the coding sequence ATGACGGACGCGAACCCGCGGCCCAAGGCGCGCGACCTGAACCAGGTGATCCGCTACACGATGTGGTCGGTCTTCAGGATGAAGGAGCGCTGCCCGGGCCACCGCGAGGGCATGGCCGCCGAGGTCGAGGAGCTCATGGCCCAGATGGAGCGCAAGGACGTGGTCACCCGCGGTCTGTACGACGTGGCGGGCTTCCGCGCCGACGCCGACTTCATGTTCTGGTGGCACGCCCCGACGGCCGAGGACCTCCAGGAGACCTACTCGCGCTTCCGCCGCACCGGCCTGGGACAGCTGACCGAGCCGGTCTGGTCGGCGATGGCGCTGCACCGCCCGGCCGAGTTCAACAAGTCACACATCCCGGCCTTCCTGGCCGAGGAGGAGCCGCGGGCGTACGTGAGCGTCTACCCGTTCGTGCGCTCCCTGGAGTGGTACCTGCTGGACGACGCCGACCGCCGCCGGATGCTCGCCGAGCACGGGCGGATGGCCCGCGACTACCCCGACGTGCGGGCCAACACCGTCGCCTGCTTCTCGCTGAACGACTACGAGTGGATGCTGGCGTTCGAGGCCGACGAGCTGCACCGCATCGTCGACCTGATGCGCGTCCTGCGCGGCGCCGAGGCCCGGCGGCACACCCGTGTGGAGATCCCCTTCTACACCGGGGTTCGTAAGCCCCCGAGCGAGCTGATCGCGGCGCTGCCGTAG
- a CDS encoding NUDIX hydrolase, with translation MSDRDDDPAPVDPRPAGRSHIGVSCSFVCHDGRGRVLLHLRGPGARDSREVWDSGAGELGFGEDFEECVRREVGEEFGATVLDLVQVGVANVRRTSGDLLTHWVSVQFAVLVDPGEVTPSEPDRIGSLTWFGEGELPAALHPALPGLLTRAAPHIGWSAAHA, from the coding sequence TTGAGCGACCGCGACGACGATCCGGCCCCCGTCGACCCCCGTCCGGCGGGTCGCTCCCACATCGGGGTCAGCTGCAGCTTCGTCTGCCACGACGGCAGGGGCCGCGTCCTCCTCCACCTGCGCGGTCCCGGGGCGAGGGACAGCCGCGAGGTGTGGGACTCCGGCGCGGGCGAGCTCGGGTTCGGCGAGGACTTCGAGGAGTGCGTCCGGCGCGAGGTGGGGGAGGAGTTCGGCGCCACCGTTCTGGACCTGGTCCAGGTTGGGGTGGCCAACGTGAGGCGGACCTCGGGAGACCTGCTGACGCACTGGGTGTCCGTCCAGTTCGCGGTGCTGGTCGACCCGGGGGAGGTCACGCCGTCGGAGCCGGATCGCATCGGGAGCCTGACCTGGTTCGGCGAGGGCGAGCTGCCGGCCGCCCTGCACCCCGCGCTGCCGGGCCTGCTCACCCGCGCGGCACCCCACATCGGCTGGTCGGCCGCGCACGCCTGA